From the genome of Pseudomonas hamedanensis:
ACACAACCGCCACGGAACGCCAACACCGCAGCGAACGCCATGATGAATGGCGTAAATACAGAGCTTGCCCGATTGTTGCCGGCCTAATGCACAACTACACTCGCTTTGCCCTGCCCGCGCCTTGACGCTGCACGGGCCGCGCCTTACCTTTGGCGCCCGGATTACTTCCATAATATTAATGCTAGGGATCGCCTCATGCTGCGCAAACTCTCACTGGCTATCGCCGTGTCTTGTGCGTCCAACGCAATGGCCTGGGCAGCGGAAGCGCCCCTGTCGACCAAAACCGATCTGGTCAGCGTCTATCAGGAAGCGGTCGACAACAACGCCGATCTGGCAGCCGCCCGCGCCCAGTACGGCGCGCAGAAAGAAGTCGTACCCCAGGCCCGCGCCGGTTTGCTGCCCAACCTCTCTGGCGGCGCCGAAGTCGCCGACGTGCGCACCTCGATCGACCAGCCGTCGGCCATCGCCAACCGCAGCGCGCGTTCCTATCAAGCGACGCTGGCGCAGCCACTGTTCCGTGCCGATCGCTGGTTCCAGTACCAGGCAGCGAAGGATGTTAACGAGCAAGCCGCGCTGCAACTCTCGGCGACCGAACAGAACCTGATCCTGCAGACCGCCGAAAGCTATTTCAACGTGCTGCGCAGCCAGGACAACCTTGCCTCGACCAAGGCCGAAGAAGCCGCGTTCAAGCGCCAACTCGACCAGTCCAACGAGCGCTTCGATGTCGGCCTCTCGGACAAGACCGACGTGCTGCAATCGCAAGCCAGTTACGACACCGCACGAGCCAACCGCATCGTCGCGCAGCGTCAGGTCGACGACGCCTTCGAAGCGTTGATCACCCTGACCAACCGTCAGTACAACTCGATTCAGGGCATCGTGCACACCCTGCCGATCCTGCCGCCGGCCCCCAACGATGCGAAATCCTGGGTCGACACGGCGGCGCGGCAGAACCTTAATCTGTTGGCCAGCAACTACGCGGTCAGCTCCGCCGAGCAAACCCTCAAGCAGCGCAAGGCCGGCCATTTGCCGACCCTCGACGCGGTAGCCAAATACGAGAAAGGCGATAACGACGCCCTCGGTTTCGCCAACCCGAACTCCTTCGGTGCGCCCTACGGCGGCAACGTCGAACAGAGCACGCTGGGCCTGCAACTGAGCATCCCGATCTACAGCGGCGGCCTGACCAGTTCGCAAGTGCGTCAGTCTTATGCGCAACTCGATCAGAGCGAGCAGCAGCGTGAAGCCCTGCGGCGCCAGGTAGTGGAAAACACCCGCAATCTGCACCGTGCGGTGAACACTGACGTCGAGCAGGTGCAGGCGCGCCGCCAGTCGATCATTTCCAACCAGAGCGCGGTGGAAGCCACGGAAATCGGTTACCAGGTGGGGACGCGCAATATCGTGGATGTGCTCGATGCGCAGCGCCAGCTGTACACCTCGGTGCGCAACTACAACAACACCCGTTACGACTACATTCTCGACAACCTGCGTTTGAAGCAAGCGGCGGGGACGTTGAACCCCGGCGACTTGCAGGACCTGACCCGCTACCTGAAGGCCGACTACAACCCGGACAAGGACTTCCTGCCGCCGGACCTGGCGTCAGCGGCAGAAGCACAGCTCAAGGCCCGGCCATAAAAAT
Proteins encoded in this window:
- a CDS encoding TolC family outer membrane protein; translation: MLRKLSLAIAVSCASNAMAWAAEAPLSTKTDLVSVYQEAVDNNADLAAARAQYGAQKEVVPQARAGLLPNLSGGAEVADVRTSIDQPSAIANRSARSYQATLAQPLFRADRWFQYQAAKDVNEQAALQLSATEQNLILQTAESYFNVLRSQDNLASTKAEEAAFKRQLDQSNERFDVGLSDKTDVLQSQASYDTARANRIVAQRQVDDAFEALITLTNRQYNSIQGIVHTLPILPPAPNDAKSWVDTAARQNLNLLASNYAVSSAEQTLKQRKAGHLPTLDAVAKYEKGDNDALGFANPNSFGAPYGGNVEQSTLGLQLSIPIYSGGLTSSQVRQSYAQLDQSEQQREALRRQVVENTRNLHRAVNTDVEQVQARRQSIISNQSAVEATEIGYQVGTRNIVDVLDAQRQLYTSVRNYNNTRYDYILDNLRLKQAAGTLNPGDLQDLTRYLKADYNPDKDFLPPDLASAAEAQLKARP